TCGTCCGATTACGCCGATCGCATCAAGGAGTCGGCGCTCGAGCAGGCGATCAAGACGGTGCGCGACCGCGTCAACTCGCGCGGCATCGCGGAGCCGAGCATCGTCCGCAAGGGCGACGACATCATCGTCGAGCTACCCGGCCTCGACGATCAGTCCATCGAGCGCGTCAAGACGATCATCAAGCGGACGGCCAAGCTCGAGTTCAAAATCGTCGACAACGACAGCGAGTACATGAAAAAGCTCGCGCGGGCGGTCGCCGCGGACGACCGCGCCAAGGAACTCGGGATCGAGTTCGACACCGAGACGTGGGTGCACGACGAGTCGGGCAACCGGTTCAACGACACCTACCTCAAGGCGAAGAATCGCACGCAGTGGGTCGACGAGGCCGAGGCCCGGCGGCGCGGCTGCTGGGCGGTCGACAAGCCGGAGAAGGACGGCAAGTTCGAGTGCGAGATCACGGGCCGCCAGGTGATCGAGGAGTATCTGGCGCAGCTGTTCGCCGAAAAGCCGGAGCTCAAGCCGGACGAAAACCACCAGATCGCCTACGAGCAGCTGCCGCAGCTGCCGGGAGCGACCGAGCCGCCGGAGTGGCGCACCTACTACCTGCACCGGACGGTCGAACTCAGCGGCGCGGCCGTGTCGCGGGCGGACGTGGTGTTCAACCCGACCACGAACCGCCCCGAGGTGCTCGTGCGGTTCAACCGGTGGGGCGGCCGCCGGTTCGGCGAACTCACGTCGAAGAACGTCGGCCGCAAGATGGCGATCATCCTGGACGACACCGTCAGCTCGGCGCCGGTCATCCAGACCGCGATCACCGGCGGCAGCTCGACGATCACGATGGGCGGCTCCGACATCCGCCAGATCCAAAAGGAGGCCGAGGATCTCGTGGCGGTGCTGCGCACGGGATCGCTGCCGGCGCCGCTTCGCGAGCAGTCGGAGTCGATTCTCGGGCCGACGCTCGGCCGCGACGCCGTCGACAAGGCGAAGTTCTCGTTCCTGCTGGGCAGCGCGTTGGTGGTCGTCATCATGCTGTGGGTCTACCGAACGTCCGGCATGATTTCGATCCTCGCACTGGCGCTCAACCTGCTGTTCATGCTCGCGGTGCTCGCCGCGCTGGGCGCGGAGCTGACGCTGCCCGGCATCGCCGCGTTGGTGCTCACCGTCGGTATGGCGGTGGACGCGAACATCATCGTGTACGAACGCATCCGCGACGAACTGCGAGCGGGCAAGTCGGTTCGCGGTGCCGTCGATGCCGGGTTCGACCGCGCATTCACGGCCATCCTCGACGGGCAGCTGACGACTGCGGCCGCCGGCTACGTGCTGTACAACTACGGGTCCGGCCCGATTCAGGGGTTCGCCACGATGCTGCTCATCGGCATCTTCTGCACGCTGTTTACCGCGTACTGGTGCACGCGGCGGTTCTTCGAGATCTACATTTCGCGCCGCAAGGTCATCGGAATCTGACATGGCTTCCACGCACAAACCGTTCCGCGAGCTGATCCCGCCCGGGACCAACTTCGAGTTCGTCGGCAAGACCCGGCTGTGGGTGACGATCTCGGTGCTCGCCATCGCGGCCAGCATCGGGATGCTGTTCGTCAACAAGTCCACCCGCGGGTCGATCCTCAACTGGGCGATCGACTTCCGGGGGGGCACCGAGATCATCTTTCGCTTCACCGACAAGGGCGCCGGCGCCGAGGCGAAGGCGGCCGGCGCCGACGGCCGCAAGGTCGATCCCGGCGTCATCCGCGACGCGCTGACCAAGGCCGGGTTCGACGGCGTCGAAGTGTCCGACTACGTGTGGACCGTACCCGGTCCGAACGGCGAGCGCGTGACCGTCGAAGGCCTGCGCGTGCGCACGCCGGACTTCGGCGCGATCGACGAGGACAAGCAGGCGGGGTACGCGGAGCAGTTCGTCGCCAAGTTCGAGACCGACCAGCGCAAGATCCTCAAGGTGAGCTGGTCGGGCGACACGATGTTCGTCAGGTCGACCGCGCCGTTCGACGAGGCCGAGGTCGCGGCGTTCTTCCAGTCGATCGGTCTCGAGATGAAGCCGTGGGGGGAAGCCGCGGCGGACTTCGCGACCGCCGAGGAGGGGACCGGCGAGTACAATGCGCGGTTCGCGATCTGGGGCGTCGATCGCCAGTACGAGCTGGCCATCGAAAAGGCGTTGCCGGACATCGACGCGACGGTCGTCCAGGTCTACGGCGTCGGCGCCAAGGCGGGCGCGCAACTGCGCAACGACGGCATCAAGTCGCTGTTCTACGCGATGTTGCTCATCATGCTGTATCTGGTCGTGCGGTTCGACGTGCGCTACGCGCCCGGCGCCGTCGTCGCGCTGCTTCACGATGCCATGCTCGTCGTCGGCGCGTTCGCCGTCACGTGGACGGACGTGTCGCTCACGACGGTCGCCGCGTTGCTCACCGTCATCGGCTATTCCGTCAACGACACCGTGGTGATCTTCGACCGCATTCGCGAAAACGCGTCGCGTCTCAAGGACAAGAAGTTCCCGCGCGTGATCAACATCTCGCTCAACGAGACGCTGTCGCGCACGCTGTTGACATCACTGACCGTATTCGTCGTCACGCTGATGATGAACGTGTTCGGCACCGGTCTGGTGCGAGACTTCGCGTTCGCGATGAACGTCGGCGTCGTGGTCGGCACCTACTCGTCGATCTTCATCGCATCGCCGATCGTGCTGCTGATCCACAACAAGTACTTCTCGGCCCCGGCCGCAAAGAAGGCGCGGTAGCGGGGGCGGGAGGGCCGAGCGGCACTCCCCCGTGCCGGTGGCTCCTTCCGCGCAGCCGGTCAGGCGTCGTCGTCGGCCACGTCTGCCGCGTCGTCGCCGACGTCGCGAATGTCGAGGTTCCACAGCGCCGCGAGGCGATCGAGGATCTCGAGTTCGCCCGCGTCGATGCTCTCGCGCTGTGACAGCTCGTACAGCGCTCCGTAGATCATCTCCTGCGCGTCGCGCGCCGTGACCCGGCTCGCCGCGTCCAGGATCGCACGGGGGCTCTGCTCGGCCGCCTCGTCCAGCAGGTCCCAGAACGTATCGCCGCCGGCCTCGTTGGCGATGTGGGTGATCTCGTCGCGCTCGTCGTCGGTGAGCGCGCCGTCGGTGCGCACGGCCAGGCGCACCAGCCCGGCCAGCACGCGCAGCTCGTCGGCGGTCAGGTCGGACAGGCGGTCGCGTTCCGCAGCAGCGTCAGGCATGGGGGCAGCGTACCGCGCCCGCGCGCGGGGAGCGAGGGGCGCCGCGGCCAACGTGCGGCCGGGCGCGGGCGGGGCCGCGCGGCCAACGTGCGGCGGGGTGCGGCGCGGGCGGGGCGCCGCGGCCTCGTCGCCGTGACGGAGGTTGCACGCCGCCGCCGGGGGCTGTGCTACCGTCGACCCATGCGGACGCTGTGGTGGGGACTCGCGGCCGTCGCGGTCGCCGCGTGTGGCGAGGTCGCCGACCCGGCCGATGCGGCGCGGCCCGCGGATGCCGCGCGCATCGACGCGGCGACCCACGACGCCACCGCCCTCGACGCCGCCAGCTGCCGCGGGGGCGACGACTGCGACGACCTCATGTTCTGCAACGGCATCGAGCAGTGCGCGGGGGGCGTGTGCGTGCCGGGCGACCCGCCCGACTGCGACGACGGTGTCGCGTGCACGGAGGACCTGTGCGACGACGACGGGGACCGGTGCGCGCACGTGCCGGACCACACCCGGTGCGGCGGCGACACGCCGACCTGCGACCCGGTGGACGGCTGCGTCGCGCGCGCGTGCTCCGGACCGG
The nucleotide sequence above comes from Deltaproteobacteria bacterium. Encoded proteins:
- the secD gene encoding protein translocase subunit SecD, which gives rise to SSDYADRIKESALEQAIKTVRDRVNSRGIAEPSIVRKGDDIIVELPGLDDQSIERVKTIIKRTAKLEFKIVDNDSEYMKKLARAVAADDRAKELGIEFDTETWVHDESGNRFNDTYLKAKNRTQWVDEAEARRRGCWAVDKPEKDGKFECEITGRQVIEEYLAQLFAEKPELKPDENHQIAYEQLPQLPGATEPPEWRTYYLHRTVELSGAAVSRADVVFNPTTNRPEVLVRFNRWGGRRFGELTSKNVGRKMAIILDDTVSSAPVIQTAITGGSSTITMGGSDIRQIQKEAEDLVAVLRTGSLPAPLREQSESILGPTLGRDAVDKAKFSFLLGSALVVVIMLWVYRTSGMISILALALNLLFMLAVLAALGAELTLPGIAALVLTVGMAVDANIIVYERIRDELRAGKSVRGAVDAGFDRAFTAILDGQLTTAAAGYVLYNYGSGPIQGFATMLLIGIFCTLFTAYWCTRRFFEIYISRRKVIGI
- the secF gene encoding protein translocase subunit SecF; the protein is MASTHKPFRELIPPGTNFEFVGKTRLWVTISVLAIAASIGMLFVNKSTRGSILNWAIDFRGGTEIIFRFTDKGAGAEAKAAGADGRKVDPGVIRDALTKAGFDGVEVSDYVWTVPGPNGERVTVEGLRVRTPDFGAIDEDKQAGYAEQFVAKFETDQRKILKVSWSGDTMFVRSTAPFDEAEVAAFFQSIGLEMKPWGEAAADFATAEEGTGEYNARFAIWGVDRQYELAIEKALPDIDATVVQVYGVGAKAGAQLRNDGIKSLFYAMLLIMLYLVVRFDVRYAPGAVVALLHDAMLVVGAFAVTWTDVSLTTVAALLTVIGYSVNDTVVIFDRIRENASRLKDKKFPRVINISLNETLSRTLLTSLTVFVVTLMMNVFGTGLVRDFAFAMNVGVVVGTYSSIFIASPIVLLIHNKYFSAPAAKKAR